A region from the Lentisphaera profundi genome encodes:
- a CDS encoding glycoside hydrolase family 2 TIM barrel-domain containing protein: protein MNLNLLISFFMISTLLSANPLQKLIDKVALKKGQLPTSPSKVELKKNEKGDWRLYINNVETAIRGAGGVIQPGMLEQFKLAGGNFTRTWGIGTLEDKVAGGERYIDRAWRLGIHVVPGLWIGHERHGVDYNNEEQLKKQRDHVRQSVRKWKNHPAIAMWGLGNEMEDPVKQTPNPAVIKELEILAKIIKEEDPHHPVMSVIAGSGAGKIKSIMQYYPSIDILGVNAYGSAAGTGEALKALGWTKPFAITEFGVQGFWEVPKTSWGAPIEPNSTEKSKTYYSSHKLVFDINEGKEMCLGTFAFLWGWKQEKTSTWFGMCLPTMEKLSQVDAMTKAWTGEWPENRCPNIKSISAEFDGKVIEAGRKYIARVDAFDRNEDSLTYEWVVTEEATVQSVGGDKEPVPKSHPNLILINNEKDCVMQSPSKPGAYRLFLTIRDGKGGAATANIPFKVK, encoded by the coding sequence ATGAACCTTAATTTATTAATCTCTTTCTTTATGATAAGTACTCTATTATCTGCCAACCCTCTTCAAAAGCTCATTGATAAAGTTGCATTGAAAAAGGGGCAGCTACCTACAAGTCCTTCGAAAGTTGAATTAAAAAAGAATGAGAAAGGTGACTGGCGTCTGTATATAAATAATGTAGAGACGGCTATTCGCGGTGCAGGTGGCGTTATTCAGCCTGGTATGCTTGAGCAATTTAAACTTGCAGGTGGAAATTTTACTCGTACTTGGGGAATAGGAACTCTTGAAGATAAAGTGGCAGGCGGTGAACGCTATATTGATCGCGCTTGGCGCCTAGGGATTCACGTTGTACCAGGTCTGTGGATAGGACATGAACGCCATGGTGTTGATTATAATAATGAAGAGCAGCTTAAAAAACAAAGAGATCATGTGCGTCAATCTGTACGCAAATGGAAAAATCATCCTGCCATCGCTATGTGGGGCTTAGGCAATGAAATGGAAGACCCAGTTAAACAAACTCCAAACCCTGCTGTTATTAAAGAGCTTGAGATTCTTGCTAAGATTATCAAAGAAGAAGATCCACACCACCCTGTAATGTCGGTGATTGCAGGTTCAGGTGCAGGTAAAATAAAAAGTATTATGCAATACTACCCTAGTATAGATATACTTGGAGTGAATGCCTATGGCTCGGCGGCAGGCACTGGAGAAGCTTTAAAAGCTTTGGGCTGGACGAAACCTTTTGCGATTACGGAGTTTGGCGTACAGGGTTTTTGGGAAGTTCCCAAAACTTCTTGGGGAGCACCCATTGAGCCAAATAGTACAGAAAAATCAAAAACATATTACTCATCTCATAAGCTCGTTTTTGATATTAATGAAGGTAAAGAAATGTGCTTGGGAACCTTTGCCTTTCTCTGGGGCTGGAAGCAAGAAAAAACCTCTACGTGGTTTGGGATGTGTTTGCCAACAATGGAAAAGCTTTCTCAAGTAGATGCCATGACTAAAGCTTGGACGGGTGAATGGCCTGAAAATCGTTGCCCAAATATCAAAAGTATTTCTGCTGAGTTTGATGGTAAAGTAATTGAGGCAGGTAGAAAATATATTGCCCGTGTAGATGCTTTTGATCGCAATGAGGATTCATTGACTTATGAATGGGTAGTTACAGAAGAAGCCACAGTACAAAGTGTTGGAGGGGACAAAGAGCCAGTTCCAAAATCTCATCCAAATTTAATTTTGATTAATAATGAGAAGGATTGTGTCATGCAGAGTCCTTCTAAACCTGGTGCTTATCGCCTCTTTCTAACTATTCGTGATGGAAAAGGCGGCGCCGCTACCGCAAATATCCCTTTTAAAGTAAAATAA
- a CDS encoding sugar phosphate isomerase/epimerase family protein: MNNLTLRSAPGVQLFSFRDEMENDLEGTLKRLRKMGVTKVEACFGGADNELIQHLKAMDFEVPSVHLALGSRVEMDKNYTMALDLGADYIVTGSSPHGAEDFKDIEAIKKLAKLYSREAQEAADRGLRLSYHNHDWEMKIIEGRYAFEYLLEECEGSLAWEWDVYWSLIAGADLHEVQKILEPICSLLHLKDGNLIKGEKMCALGQGNMPFNELADFMAKCEHVFIELDEYEGCLFKLVQESMDFLD, from the coding sequence ATGAATAACTTGACTTTGAGAAGTGCACCGGGAGTTCAGTTATTTTCATTTCGTGACGAGATGGAAAACGACCTAGAAGGGACTCTGAAGCGCTTGAGAAAAATGGGTGTTACCAAAGTCGAAGCCTGTTTTGGGGGCGCAGATAATGAACTTATACAGCATTTGAAAGCTATGGATTTTGAGGTCCCATCGGTTCACCTAGCATTGGGCTCACGTGTAGAGATGGATAAAAATTATACCATGGCACTTGATTTAGGAGCGGACTATATTGTAACGGGTAGTTCACCCCATGGAGCCGAAGACTTCAAGGATATTGAAGCTATCAAAAAATTGGCGAAACTTTATAGCCGAGAAGCTCAAGAAGCGGCGGATCGTGGCTTGCGTTTGAGCTATCATAATCATGATTGGGAAATGAAAATAATTGAAGGGCGTTATGCCTTCGAGTATCTACTTGAAGAATGCGAGGGATCATTAGCCTGGGAATGGGATGTCTATTGGTCTCTGATCGCCGGTGCAGATTTACACGAAGTGCAGAAGATATTGGAGCCCATTTGTTCTTTACTTCATCTCAAGGATGGAAATTTAATAAAAGGTGAAAAAATGTGCGCCTTGGGCCAGGGTAACATGCCGTTTAATGAATTGGCGGACTTTATGGCTAAGTGCGAACACGTTTTTATTGAGTTGGATGAATATGAGGGCTGCTTATTTAAACTAGTTCAAGAGTCCATGGATTTTTTAGACTAA
- a CDS encoding GH1 family beta-glucosidase, with protein sequence MSFSKDFLWGAATASYQIEGAWKEGGKGESIWDMFCRKSGAIKEGSDGKVACDHYHRIDEDIRIMQKIGIKAYRLSLSWPRIIPNGRGEVNQAGIDFYSDLIDKLLTAGIEPVITLYHWDLPQALFMKGGWLNRDIADDFAEYAKVCVESFADRIKHWITLNEPQCFIFLGHSAGVHAPGLQLPLRECLQAGHHALLAHGKATLAMRSVSQTIKIACAPMGLFKLPASESPEDIEAARKASFHVDGDHGFWTSWWYDPIYLGHYPQQGLEEFGEDAPKIQEGDMEIIATEPDFLGTNFYMGDEVRAEGDAWILTPEDPEQERTAFDWKITPSLLYWGPRFLYERYGKEVMITENGFSQLDVVSEDGCVHDLKRINYTRKYLQSLERAVSEGIPVTGYMHWSLMDNFEWGEGYTQRFGLTYVNYETGERIIKDSGFWYQKLIASNGDLLKQEDPSLV encoded by the coding sequence ATGAGTTTTAGCAAAGATTTTTTATGGGGTGCCGCCACGGCATCTTACCAGATTGAAGGAGCATGGAAGGAGGGTGGTAAGGGTGAATCAATCTGGGATATGTTCTGTCGCAAGTCGGGAGCCATTAAGGAGGGAAGTGATGGCAAAGTGGCTTGTGATCATTATCATCGCATTGATGAAGATATTCGCATCATGCAAAAAATTGGCATAAAAGCTTATCGTTTATCATTGAGTTGGCCACGTATTATACCCAATGGCCGTGGAGAAGTGAATCAAGCGGGAATAGATTTTTATAGTGACTTAATCGACAAACTACTCACTGCGGGAATTGAGCCAGTAATCACCTTGTATCATTGGGATTTACCCCAGGCACTGTTCATGAAGGGCGGGTGGCTCAATCGCGATATAGCCGATGATTTTGCGGAATACGCGAAAGTCTGTGTCGAGTCTTTTGCTGATCGAATTAAGCATTGGATTACACTCAATGAGCCTCAATGTTTTATCTTTTTGGGTCATTCGGCAGGAGTACATGCCCCAGGTTTACAATTGCCTCTACGTGAATGTCTACAAGCAGGTCACCATGCCTTGCTGGCCCATGGCAAGGCTACCTTAGCGATGCGCTCCGTTTCTCAAACTATCAAAATTGCCTGTGCTCCCATGGGTTTATTTAAGTTGCCAGCTAGCGAAAGTCCCGAAGATATAGAGGCCGCTAGAAAAGCCTCTTTTCATGTGGATGGTGATCATGGTTTTTGGACTTCTTGGTGGTATGATCCCATTTACCTGGGGCATTATCCTCAGCAGGGTTTAGAAGAATTCGGTGAAGATGCGCCTAAAATTCAAGAAGGCGATATGGAGATTATTGCCACGGAGCCAGATTTTTTAGGAACTAATTTTTATATGGGAGATGAAGTTCGAGCTGAAGGTGATGCTTGGATTTTGACGCCAGAAGATCCAGAGCAAGAACGGACGGCCTTTGATTGGAAAATAACTCCAAGTTTACTTTACTGGGGGCCCCGTTTTCTCTATGAGCGTTACGGCAAAGAAGTGATGATTACAGAGAACGGTTTTTCGCAATTGGACGTGGTCAGTGAAGATGGCTGTGTACATGATTTAAAGCGCATTAATTATACTCGGAAATACCTTCAGAGTCTCGAGCGGGCTGTGAGCGAAGGTATTCCTGTGACAGGCTATATGCATTGGTCATTGATGGATAATTTCGAGTGGGGCGAAGGCTATACTCAACGCTTTGGCCTGACTTATGTTAATTATGAAACGGGTGAACGTATTATCAAAGATTCAGGTTTTTGGTATCAAAAATTAATTGCTTCAAATGGTGATCTCTTGAAGCAAGAAGACCCAAGTCTTGTATGA
- a CDS encoding glycoside hydrolase family 3 N-terminal domain-containing protein — protein sequence MSFLLSSKRELQTQISQMTLREKVGQMNQVIVSHENIENLIAGGDVGSVIIINEEDIARSVKQKELCESHSEIPLLVSTDVIHGYHTIFPIPLACSSTWNPALIKAVAEFSACESSADSTDWIFAPMVDVSRDLRWGRIAESSGEDTYLNSVFSEAWVEGIQKVGTAACVKHFAGYGAAEGGRDYNSAQISERALREVYLPPFKAALDAGCKTIMMAFQDLNGIPASIHPLLYKILREEWGFEGVIISDYNAILELVDHGVAENLKEAAYLAIQAGIDVDMMSNAYSDHLVDLVNEGRVEEGLIDASVERILKLKQDILIEKVSPSKKEGEKLALQSALESCVLLKNEQNSLPLGNQIESIALIGELAEDAATLLGTWSFLGQAEKTESIRKALEISFYTTAILYESGENLEETLAVASTCEKVVLIIGEEATMSGEAHSRSEPNIPQQQMKLLKALHEGGKEVIAVVLSGRPLILTEAEPYCKAILLAWHGGTLAGRAIAEILKGDFNPSGRLTCSFPRSVGQVPLNYNHRNTGRPVLGQGITQFSEAYKSNYIDQTNEALYPFGFGLTYSTVEYSDLQLSKTHLEKSEHLFIEVSLENKSDRACSEIVQLYIRDLVAQTARPVKELKAFEKVSLEAGEKRCVSLTLSMTDLAYYNWSNEPQVDSGDFNIWVGPSSKASLQSSFAIV from the coding sequence ATGAGTTTTTTATTAAGTAGTAAAAGAGAATTACAGACCCAGATATCTCAAATGACTCTCAGAGAAAAAGTGGGACAAATGAATCAAGTTATTGTCAGTCATGAGAATATTGAGAACTTGATTGCTGGTGGTGATGTGGGTTCGGTCATTATCATTAATGAAGAAGATATTGCGCGCAGTGTGAAGCAAAAAGAACTCTGTGAAAGCCATTCGGAAATACCACTTTTAGTGAGTACAGATGTTATTCATGGTTACCATACAATTTTTCCAATTCCACTAGCCTGTTCATCCACATGGAATCCAGCGCTCATTAAAGCAGTCGCTGAATTTTCGGCTTGTGAATCGAGTGCGGATTCAACGGATTGGATATTTGCTCCAATGGTTGATGTATCACGCGACCTTCGTTGGGGAAGGATTGCGGAATCATCCGGAGAAGATACTTACCTCAATAGTGTTTTTTCAGAGGCATGGGTCGAAGGTATTCAAAAAGTGGGTACAGCGGCCTGTGTGAAACATTTTGCAGGCTATGGGGCAGCAGAAGGTGGACGTGATTATAATAGTGCACAAATATCTGAGCGGGCATTGCGTGAAGTCTATCTTCCGCCTTTTAAAGCTGCTTTAGATGCGGGATGTAAAACCATCATGATGGCTTTTCAGGACCTTAATGGAATACCTGCATCAATACATCCCTTGCTCTATAAGATTTTACGTGAGGAGTGGGGCTTTGAAGGTGTGATTATCAGTGATTATAACGCGATTCTTGAATTGGTGGATCATGGTGTGGCTGAGAATCTGAAGGAAGCTGCATATTTGGCAATTCAGGCAGGTATAGATGTGGATATGATGTCTAATGCCTATAGTGATCACCTAGTGGACTTAGTGAATGAAGGTCGTGTAGAGGAGGGTCTAATTGATGCTTCTGTAGAGCGCATCCTTAAACTCAAACAGGATATATTAATCGAGAAGGTAAGTCCTTCAAAAAAAGAAGGTGAGAAACTCGCTTTACAATCGGCTCTTGAATCCTGTGTCCTACTCAAAAATGAACAAAATTCACTGCCACTAGGCAATCAAATTGAATCTATTGCTTTGATTGGAGAGCTTGCAGAAGATGCTGCGACATTGCTTGGAACTTGGAGCTTTTTGGGTCAAGCAGAAAAGACGGAATCAATTCGCAAGGCCTTAGAAATTTCCTTTTATACTACGGCAATCCTCTATGAATCGGGTGAGAATCTGGAAGAAACCCTGGCGGTAGCCTCCACTTGCGAGAAAGTGGTATTGATTATTGGTGAAGAAGCCACCATGAGTGGAGAAGCCCATTCCCGAAGTGAGCCCAATATACCACAGCAGCAAATGAAATTACTGAAGGCACTGCATGAGGGTGGCAAGGAAGTTATCGCAGTGGTTTTAAGTGGGCGTCCTTTGATATTAACCGAAGCTGAGCCCTACTGCAAAGCGATTTTATTGGCTTGGCATGGAGGCACACTTGCGGGTCGCGCCATTGCAGAGATTTTGAAAGGTGATTTCAATCCCAGTGGTCGTCTGACATGTAGTTTCCCGCGTTCAGTAGGACAGGTTCCCTTGAACTATAATCACCGAAATACGGGACGTCCTGTATTGGGGCAGGGCATTACGCAATTCTCTGAAGCGTACAAATCTAATTATATTGATCAGACAAATGAAGCTTTATATCCTTTTGGTTTTGGGCTGACTTATTCTACGGTAGAGTATTCGGATTTACAATTGAGCAAGACTCATTTAGAAAAGTCGGAGCACTTATTTATTGAAGTAAGCCTAGAGAATAAAAGTGATCGCGCTTGTAGTGAAATAGTCCAGCTTTATATACGAGATTTAGTGGCTCAGACCGCACGTCCAGTGAAAGAGCTGAAGGCCTTTGAAAAGGTGAGTTTAGAAGCGGGAGAAAAACGTTGCGTCAGTTTAACACTTTCGATGACCGATTTGGCTTATTATAATTGGTCCAATGAACCCCAGGTAGATAGCGGTGACTTCAATATCTGGGTCGGTCCCAGTAGTAAGGCTAGTTTGCAATCTAGTTTTGCAATTGTCTAA
- a CDS encoding endo-1,3-alpha-glucanase family glycosylhydrolase: MKQFKFILLGLFSLLSCQCDFEKNSKQEQAHNSSVISDVPILMNRLDLPMASQKTLVAHFMTGDIDYDFGGRPGGLSRNLDWYKHDGEFSELGGVNQVAPMDMFLYKRGERSLDEVVSQELRAASVAGIEAFHFYYPEVNHKGFMADYNAVVESFFRVASKTYPHFKFTLCLSNANEGLEEDKIERWSESIRNLVESVRSYDHWLKTPDGRTIFYLWNNDALADDMNHKPWSIDQFPDRIKSVAEAHEKLAQAIGLEIAYMYDLRFPANHDLSAKVLEYFPGVWTWTDSTKHLNDFRRINKLCRVKKRDFCLTVYPDYYTSKLYWKDSSKGHSMLSYKDLKTVKVDAVERHYQNCALSLLYRELFEFALAEDLQWISLATWNDFPEGHHIAPEINHNFVPMVLMEYYCNQWKDKELEIKESISVFYKKYRHDIVPKYDVKIHTKERIGEEQLEDFIEVVSILDKPGEIYINGKFAGEIATGLQTVKLPSEVGPVSVELRRGSKPILSLAPPQKIHEQPYRTDRLTYMYSSRFDEYFEKIFGTEKSLPDFLKSGNTK; this comes from the coding sequence ATGAAGCAGTTTAAATTCATACTTTTAGGATTATTTTCCTTATTGAGTTGCCAATGCGATTTTGAGAAAAATAGCAAGCAAGAACAGGCCCATAACTCAAGTGTTATCAGTGATGTCCCCATTTTGATGAATCGCCTTGATTTACCCATGGCATCACAAAAAACACTCGTGGCTCATTTTATGACTGGAGATATAGATTATGATTTTGGTGGTCGACCGGGTGGTTTGAGCCGTAATCTCGATTGGTATAAACACGATGGTGAATTTAGTGAATTAGGCGGAGTCAATCAAGTAGCGCCGATGGATATGTTTTTGTACAAAAGAGGTGAGCGTAGTTTAGATGAAGTGGTGAGTCAGGAATTACGGGCGGCAAGTGTGGCGGGGATTGAGGCCTTTCACTTTTATTATCCAGAAGTGAATCACAAGGGTTTTATGGCTGATTATAATGCCGTAGTAGAGAGCTTTTTCAGGGTCGCATCAAAAACTTATCCTCATTTTAAGTTCACTCTATGTTTATCCAATGCAAATGAAGGTTTGGAAGAGGATAAAATTGAACGCTGGTCAGAGTCAATCCGCAATCTAGTAGAGAGTGTACGTAGCTATGATCACTGGCTCAAAACTCCGGATGGTCGCACTATCTTTTATCTCTGGAATAACGATGCTCTCGCGGATGATATGAATCACAAACCTTGGTCAATTGATCAATTTCCCGACCGTATAAAAAGCGTTGCAGAGGCTCATGAAAAACTCGCTCAAGCTATAGGTTTGGAAATTGCCTATATGTATGATTTGCGATTCCCCGCTAATCATGACTTGAGTGCGAAGGTTTTGGAATATTTTCCAGGTGTGTGGACTTGGACGGATAGCACGAAACATCTCAATGATTTTCGTCGTATCAATAAGCTCTGTCGTGTTAAAAAGCGAGATTTTTGTCTGACGGTTTATCCTGATTACTATACCAGTAAACTTTATTGGAAGGATTCCTCGAAAGGGCACAGTATGCTTTCTTATAAAGATTTAAAGACTGTAAAGGTAGATGCAGTAGAACGCCATTACCAAAACTGTGCTCTATCGCTACTTTATCGAGAGCTATTTGAATTTGCACTAGCTGAAGATCTACAATGGATTAGTCTAGCCACATGGAATGATTTTCCCGAAGGTCATCACATTGCCCCAGAAATCAATCATAATTTTGTGCCGATGGTGTTGATGGAGTACTACTGCAATCAATGGAAAGATAAAGAACTAGAGATCAAGGAATCAATTTCAGTTTTTTACAAAAAATACCGCCATGATATAGTGCCAAAATACGATGTAAAAATCCATACAAAAGAGAGGATTGGCGAAGAGCAACTAGAAGATTTTATTGAGGTAGTAAGTATTCTAGATAAGCCTGGGGAGATTTATATTAATGGGAAATTCGCCGGTGAAATTGCTACAGGACTTCAGACCGTCAAGCTTCCATCGGAAGTAGGGCCAGTTTCAGTTGAACTTAGGCGCGGGAGTAAGCCAATCTTAAGCTTAGCACCGCCTCAGAAAATTCATGAACAGCCCTATAGGACGGATCGACTTACTTATATGTATTCGAGTCGTTTCGATGAATATTTTGAAAAAATATTTGGAACCGAGAAGAGTCTTCCAGATTTTTTAAAATCTGGAAATACTAAGTAA
- a CDS encoding alpha/beta hydrolase, translated as MKRIQWALVAFFALLPLTASEYVTLKNLGYYSKTDQANDAYVKERCVLDLYYPKGHKNFATVVWFHGGGLTSGKKQLPKGLQDKGIALVSVNYRLSPKVKVRQCLEDAAAAVAWTFNNIEKYGGSKRLIILSGHSAGGYLASMIGMDKSWLKKHSVDSDKIAGLIPLSGHTITHFTVRKEMGIPGEQPIIDKMAPLFYVRKEAPPLLLITGDRELEMLGRYEENAYMYRMMKVAGHKYTRILELDGYGHGIVEPSLPLILKQVKVLSDRTLK; from the coding sequence ATGAAAAGAATTCAATGGGCCTTAGTGGCCTTTTTTGCTTTGCTACCATTAACAGCCAGCGAATATGTGACATTAAAAAACCTTGGCTATTACTCAAAAACAGATCAAGCCAATGATGCTTATGTAAAAGAGCGTTGTGTTTTGGACCTTTATTACCCTAAAGGCCATAAGAACTTTGCTACCGTCGTTTGGTTTCATGGAGGTGGCTTAACTAGTGGTAAAAAGCAATTGCCAAAAGGTTTGCAAGACAAAGGGATTGCCTTGGTATCGGTAAATTATCGTTTAAGCCCCAAAGTTAAGGTTCGCCAATGCCTAGAAGATGCGGCCGCCGCAGTTGCGTGGACTTTTAATAATATTGAAAAATACGGCGGTTCAAAACGTTTGATTATCCTTTCCGGTCATTCAGCAGGAGGCTATTTAGCCAGTATGATTGGTATGGATAAATCATGGTTGAAAAAACACTCAGTCGATAGTGATAAAATTGCAGGCCTCATCCCTTTGAGTGGGCATACGATTACTCATTTTACGGTGCGTAAAGAAATGGGGATTCCTGGTGAACAGCCAATAATCGATAAAATGGCACCGCTTTTTTATGTGCGTAAAGAAGCGCCTCCCTTGTTGCTGATTACAGGTGATCGCGAACTTGAAATGTTGGGACGTTATGAAGAGAATGCCTATATGTACCGCATGATGAAAGTAGCGGGGCACAAGTATACACGAATACTGGAGTTAGATGGTTATGGGCATGGCATTGTAGAGCCTTCATTGCCCTTGATCCTTAAGCAAGTGAAAGTTTTGTCAGATAGAACTCTCAAATAA
- a CDS encoding type II secretion system protein: MKKFTLIELLVVIAIIGILASLLLPVLGKARQAAQKTVCVNNMKQLSVAMYIYSDDNDNKVITAAVSGSITYSKQLSEDYGMNDRVFACALDDVVRNNDRATRSYSLNTGSSSTFTGADTPETDADCDGPSRMAAYNNIGYNEIASDTLLLTELWENINYAHGWARADMTWAYWSYLSNWTDRINDLHDGRPNYLLLDGSVGSRVHTSYVQAMFTRDGED; this comes from the coding sequence ATGAAAAAGTTTACATTAATAGAACTACTTGTTGTTATAGCAATTATAGGAATTTTAGCATCACTCTTGTTGCCGGTGTTAGGAAAGGCGCGTCAGGCGGCTCAGAAAACTGTCTGTGTAAATAATATGAAGCAACTTTCTGTGGCTATGTATATCTACAGCGATGATAATGATAATAAAGTTATCACTGCGGCTGTAAGTGGAAGTATTACTTATTCGAAGCAGCTGAGCGAAGATTATGGTATGAATGATAGGGTTTTTGCCTGTGCATTAGATGATGTTGTTAGGAATAATGATAGGGCTACACGTAGCTATTCACTGAACACAGGGAGCTCCAGTACTTTTACTGGAGCAGATACGCCAGAGACTGATGCTGACTGTGATGGACCCAGTCGCATGGCGGCTTACAATAATATTGGCTACAATGAAATTGCCTCGGATACCTTACTATTAACTGAGTTATGGGAAAATATTAATTATGCCCATGGTTGGGCTCGAGCAGATATGACTTGGGCTTATTGGAGTTATCTCAGCAACTGGACAGATCGTATCAATGATCTGCATGATGGTCGCCCTAATTATTTATTATTAGATGGTAGCGTCGGTAGTCGTGTTCATACCAGTTATGTACAAGCCATGTTTACACGCGATGGTGAGGACTAA
- a CDS encoding serine/threonine-protein kinase, which translates to MNSDLLDEIYDQTEILRQEELALMQDLELCGERYKNLELICEGGMKYVYRCLDSHTDREVVMVKPKSEEINELFVREGRLNSFLQHPNIMPVYDVGLIKENEPFFTMKEVLGEDMNKVMTQDYLLANMIDIFVKICEGVNYAHSLGVVHLDLKPANIRIGNFGEVVICDWGIAELGQGVSTAHECFLDKDLSKVLKYIRKGTNENIKGTPGYIAPERFEKQSPQASNDIYALAAMLYEILSGQRPVQLRSTSERSLSCPDKLGANFLPHGLVAICNKGLSSQASQRYLSMSEMLEDLKRYVQGYATNAEKASLLRLLKLMYLRNKSFCLLLFSSLSCLAMLILYSVIQIEESRQLAVQEKESAVRARKQVERLNKNLQEKELARQELLKLESKRQLMIAYNSLAKKDFSEMNKAFSVARQFDPNSSGVLYFQGRLYIAERNWAEATSTFQKMKHEKAMSLVKVLQGLDILELLQHMDEIVSHLDYAFSEYLLLSLMKNEITLEERVQCYRWYLKVSHRGLAHLPNLKVNTYKTGKEVILRDELGIKNPGPLYLLKPLKVDLFNSGIIYPESLNICSSLEELSLQKTGVLGAGNLQMKNLKKLNISQTSSNDSYQFMGMPNLEELDISSTRIHNMLGFKELKKLKLLIIDASQETDIKRDLPKLQYKIKNIP; encoded by the coding sequence ATGAATTCAGATCTTTTAGATGAGATATATGATCAAACCGAGATTTTGCGACAAGAAGAACTTGCTTTGATGCAAGACTTGGAGCTATGTGGTGAACGTTATAAGAATTTAGAGCTCATCTGCGAAGGTGGCATGAAATACGTCTATCGTTGTCTCGATAGTCACACGGATCGCGAAGTCGTTATGGTTAAACCCAAGAGCGAGGAGATCAATGAGCTTTTTGTAAGAGAAGGCCGGCTGAATTCATTTTTACAACATCCTAATATTATGCCAGTTTACGATGTTGGATTGATTAAGGAGAATGAACCCTTCTTCACCATGAAAGAAGTTCTAGGTGAAGATATGAATAAAGTTATGACTCAAGATTACCTGCTGGCGAATATGATTGACATATTTGTGAAGATATGTGAAGGTGTGAATTATGCGCATTCACTAGGTGTGGTGCACTTAGATTTGAAACCGGCTAATATAAGAATAGGGAATTTTGGCGAGGTCGTAATCTGTGATTGGGGGATAGCAGAATTGGGGCAGGGAGTTAGCACCGCGCATGAGTGTTTTTTGGATAAGGATTTATCTAAGGTATTAAAGTATATTCGCAAAGGGACCAACGAAAATATAAAAGGTACGCCGGGTTATATAGCACCCGAACGCTTTGAAAAGCAGTCGCCTCAGGCATCTAATGATATTTATGCCTTGGCGGCCATGCTCTATGAAATACTTAGCGGTCAACGGCCGGTACAATTGCGTTCAACAAGTGAACGTAGTTTGTCTTGTCCAGATAAGCTGGGGGCAAATTTTTTGCCTCATGGACTTGTGGCTATTTGCAATAAGGGCCTTTCTTCACAAGCTAGTCAACGTTACTTGAGCATGTCTGAAATGCTGGAGGATCTCAAACGTTATGTACAAGGTTATGCTACAAATGCTGAGAAGGCATCTTTGTTACGGTTATTAAAGCTCATGTATTTACGAAATAAGAGTTTTTGCCTTTTACTGTTTAGCTCATTGAGCTGTTTGGCGATGTTAATCTTGTACTCAGTTATTCAAATAGAAGAAAGTCGTCAGCTAGCCGTTCAAGAAAAGGAGAGTGCAGTAAGAGCTCGTAAGCAAGTTGAACGGCTCAATAAAAACCTTCAAGAGAAAGAACTTGCGCGTCAAGAATTATTAAAATTAGAATCTAAGCGGCAGCTGATGATTGCCTATAATAGCCTCGCTAAAAAAGATTTTTCGGAGATGAACAAGGCCTTTAGTGTGGCTCGTCAATTTGACCCAAATAGCTCCGGAGTTCTTTATTTTCAGGGAAGACTGTACATAGCAGAAAGGAACTGGGCGGAAGCGACGAGCACCTTTCAAAAAATGAAGCACGAAAAAGCGATGAGTTTAGTTAAGGTTTTACAAGGCTTAGATATTTTAGAGTTATTGCAACACATGGATGAAATTGTAAGCCATCTGGATTATGCCTTTAGCGAATATTTACTCTTAAGCCTTATGAAAAATGAAATAACATTAGAAGAGAGAGTTCAGTGTTACCGTTGGTATTTAAAAGTATCTCACCGCGGCTTAGCTCATTTACCTAATTTGAAAGTGAATACTTATAAAACAGGCAAGGAAGTGATTTTACGCGATGAATTGGGGATAAAAAATCCAGGGCCCTTATACTTGCTGAAGCCATTAAAAGTCGATTTGTTTAATAGTGGTATTATTTACCCTGAGAGTTTAAATATTTGCTCTTCACTAGAAGAGCTTTCCTTGCAAAAAACGGGAGTTTTGGGTGCGGGGAATTTACAGATGAAAAATTTAAAGAAACTCAATATAAGTCAAACAAGTAGCAATGACTCCTATCAGTTTATGGGAATGCCTAATCTAGAGGAATTGGATATATCGAGTACACGTATACACAATATGTTGGGCTTTAAAGAACTCAAAAAACTTAAACTTTTGATCATTGATGCCAGTCAGGAAACAGATATAAAAAGAGATCTACCTAAACTTCAGTATAAAATTAAAAATATTCCGTGA